A genomic region of Danio aesculapii chromosome 21, fDanAes4.1, whole genome shotgun sequence contains the following coding sequences:
- the nkx6.1 gene encoding homeobox protein Nkx-6.1, whose product MLAVGQMDGSRQSAFLLNTPPLAALHSMTEMKTPLYPAYPLSSTGPASSTSPTATSPNPGGIPVSSPGIKTSSGLSALASAQQCAIATPHGINDILSRPSVACSPAGILSGLPRFSSLSPPPPPGLYFSPSAAAVAVARYPKPLTELPGRTPIFWPGVMQSPHWRDARFACSPHQNSVLLDKDGKRKHTRPTFSGQQIFALEKTFEQTKYLAGPERARLAYSLGMTESQVKVWFQNRRTKWRKRHAAEMASAKKKQDSETERLKGASENEDDDDDYNKPLDPNSDDEKITQLLKKHKPNSALIIHTSENESS is encoded by the exons ATGTTAGCGGTGGGGCAAATGGACGGGTCTCGCCAAAGCGCTTTCCTACTCAATACCCCACCTTTAGCTGCTTTACACAGTATGACCGAGATGAAGACGCCGCTTTACCCAGCCTACCCGTTATCTTCCACTGGACCAGCATCCTCCACTTCACCGACAGCTACCTCTCCGAATCCAGGTGGGATCCCGGTCTCGTCCCCGGGGATCAAAACCTCCAGTGGACTTTCAGCTCTCGCATCAGCCCAGCAGTGCGCGATCGCCACACCTCACGGAATAAACGACATCCTCAGCCGACCCTCGGTGGCTTGTTCTCCCGCAGGAATCTTGTCTGGACTGCCCCGTTTTAGCAGCCTGAGTCCCCCGCCGCCTCCAGGGCTTTATTTCAGCCCCAGTGCCGCGGCTGTAGCGGTGGCTCGCTATCCCAAACCCCTGACAGAGCTTCCCGGCAGAACCCCGATATTCTGGCCTGGAGTTATGCAAAGCCCACACTGGAGAGACGCCAGATTTGCGTGTTCACCAC ATCAAAACTCAGTTCTGCTCGACAAAGATGGGAAAAGGAAACACACGCGACCGACGTTTTCCGGGCAGCAAATTTTTGCCCTGGAAAAAACATTTGAGCAAACGAAATATTTAGCCGGTCCTGAAAGAGCGCGACTAGCCTACTCTTTAGGAATGACAGAGAGTCAAGTCAAG GTGTGGTTTCAAAACCGAAGAACAAAATGGAGAAAACGGCACGCGGCTGAAATGGCCTCGGCGAAGAAAAAACAAGATTCAGAAACCGAGAGGCTGAAAGGAGCTTCGGAAAATGAAGACGACGACGACGACTACAACAAACCTTTAGACCCAAACTCGGACGATGAAAAAATTACACAGTTACTTAAAAAACACAAACCGAACTCAGCTCTTATCATTCACACGTCGGAAAACGAGAGCTCGTAA